The proteins below come from a single Malus domestica chromosome 03, GDT2T_hap1 genomic window:
- the LOC103417484 gene encoding phosphatidylinositol/phosphatidylcholine transfer protein SFH13, whose translation MSMSGLEGFGALEEVRERRSDFEISEEERRRSRICNLKKKAINASSKFTHSLKKRGKRKIDYRVPSVSIQDVRDAKEESVVQEFRQRLLDMDLLPARHDDYHTLLRFLKARDLNIEKTLRLWEEMLKWRKEFGTDTILEDFEFEELDEVVQYYPQGYHGVDKDGRPVYIERLGKAHPSRLMQITSIERYLKYHVQEFERALQEKFPACSIAAKRQICSTTTILDVQGLGMKNFTRTAANLLSAMTKIDTNYYPETLQRMYIVNAGPGFKKMLWPAAQKFLDVKTIAKIQVLDPKSLSKLLEVIDSSQLPDFLGGTCTCSAEGGCLRSNKGPWNDIEIMKLLHAAEATFVRQISSVSGEQEKFDSYIQIHPLKGRTSNTSVVESGSDIDDPCSSLGRRSSAFPPLDAVDEEALDPNAFYSRDDLPRVEKARTSDQGVQCHQDQNVSCEATLNSEGSSVRFDAAEDKIEKTDFTRVARKLISFVIRLIPFSHILQFEFWRRQNTIYPSKLVESNTNGHLPAPEVVSQEDYVRPCLQRLQQLEKVCEELKNKPAAIPLEKERMLMDSMDRIKSVEYDLEQTKGVLHAAVVKQLEIARLLENLQESKFHRKRPFC comes from the exons ATGTCGATGTCAG GCCTTGAAGGGTTTGGAGCTCTTGAGGAAGTCCGAGAGAGAAGATCCGATTTTGAGATTTCTGAAGAGGAGAGAAGACGCTCAAGAATTTGTAATCTCAAGAAGAAGGCGATAAATGCTTCCAGTAAGTTTACCCATTCTcttaaaaaaagaggaaaaaggaAAATCGATTACCGGGTTCCATCAGTTTCCATACAAGATGTACGGGATGCGAAAGAGGAGAGTGTTGTGCAAGAGTTTCGTCAAAGACTCCTTGACATGGACTTGTTGCCAGCAAGGCACGATGACTACCATACTTTGTTGAG ATTTTTGAAAGCTAGAGACCTTAACATTGAAAAAACACTCCGGTTGTGGGAAGAAATGCTTAAATGGAGAAAAGAATTTGGAACAGACACCATTTTGGAG GATTTTGAATTTGAAGAGCTTGATGAAGTAGTGCAATATTACCCTCAAGGATACCATGGGGTTGATAAAGATGGCAGACCTGTTTACATTGAGAGACTGGGAAAAGCTCATCCAAGTAGGCTAATGCAAATCACCAGTATAGAGCGATACTTAAAGTACCATGTCCaagagtttgagagagctctGCAGGAGAAATTCCCTGCTTGTTCAATTGCAGCAAAGAGACAGATATGTTCAACAACTACTATACTGGATGTACAAGGCTTG GGCATGAAAAATTTCACTAGGACTGCTGCAAATCTTTTGTCTGCCATGACAAAGATAGACACCAATTACTACCCTGAG ACTCTACAACGAATGTACATTGTCAATGCTGGTCCTGGCTTTAAGAAGATGCTTTGGCCTGCTGCACAGAAGTTTCTTGATGTAAAGACTATTGCAAAGATACAG GTTTTGGATCCCAAGTCCTTGTCTAAACTACTGGAAGTCATTGATTCAAG TCAGTTGCCAGACTTCCTGGGCGGAACATGTACATGTTCAGCTGAAGGGGGTTGCCTTAGGTCTAATAAAGGTCCATGGAATGACATCGAGATAATGAAG CTTCTGCATGCTGCCGAAGCAACATTTGTGAGGCAAATTTCTAGTGTGTCTGGTGAACAGGagaaatttgattcatatattCAAATACACCCACTGAAG GGTAGAACAAGCAATACATCAGTTGTAGAATCAGGGTCAGATATTGATGATCCTTGTTCTTCACTTGGACGAAGGAGTTCTGCATTTCCTCCTTTGGACGCAGTTGATGAAGAA GCATTAGATCCAAATGCATTCTACAGCAGAGATGATCTTCCCCGGGTTGAGAAAGCCAGAACAAGTGATCAAGGAGTTCAATGTCATCAGGATCAGAATGTTTCTTGTGAAGCAACATTAAATTCAGAAG GTAGTTCAGTTAGGTTTGACGCAGCTGAGGACAAAATTGAGAAGACGGACTTCACTCGTGTGGCAAGAAAGCTGATATCTTTCGTGATCAGACTAATACCATTTTCTCATATTCTACAATTTGAATTTTGGAGAAGGCAGAACACCATTTACCCATCGAAGTTGGTGGAAAGCAACACGAATGGTCATTTACCAGCCCCTGAAGTTGTGAGTCAAGAAGACTATGTCCGCCCGTGTTTACAGCGTCTTCAGCAACTAGAAAAAGTATGTGAGGAGCTTAAAAACAAGCCTGCTGCAATTCCTTTAGAAAAGGAGCGAATGCTGATGGACTCGATGGACAGGATTAAGTCTGTTGAATATGATCTCGAGCAAACAAAAGGA GTGCTGCATGCTGCAGTTGTAAAGCAACTAGAGATTGCTAGGTTGTTGGAAAATCTACAGGAATCTAAATTTCAT AGAAAGAGACCGTTTTGTTGA
- the LOC103417348 gene encoding probable CCR4-associated factor 1 homolog 11, whose protein sequence is MENKEKGIRSSDFALLWRKFLLFSKKSRLTWVTFHSAYDFGYLIKMLNHNRLPQDINTFTDMMDIYFGKNVYDIKSMIRVSREIYGGLERVANKLGVDRVAGKSHQAASDSLLTWQTFRKLTDVYHRSMLGEDGCSLDLRDLDWSRRVLYGLEVEAH, encoded by the coding sequence ATGGAGAACAAGGAAAAGGGTATTCGTTCTTCCGACTTCGCCTTGCTGTGGCGTAAATTTTTGCTGTTCTCCAAGAAATCCCGGTTGACATGGGTGACTTTCCATAGCGCTTACGATTTCGGGTACCTGATCAAGATGCTGAATCACAATCGTTTGCCGCAAGACATAAACACTTTCACGGACATGATGGATATATACTTTGGGAAAAATGTGTATGACATCAAAAGCATGATTAGGGTTTCTCGAGAGATTTATGGAGGATTAGAGAGAGTGGCTAACAAGCTTGGGGTTGATCGTGTGGCTGGGAAGAGTCATCAGGCTGCTTCTGATAGTTTGCTGACTTGGCAAACGTTTCGGAAGCTTACAGATGTGTATCACAGAAGCATGCTAGGGGAAGATGGCTGCAGTTTAGATTTGAGAGATTTGGATTGGTCTCGAAGGGTTTTGTATGGTTTGGAAGTTGAGGCTCATTGA